In a genomic window of Longimicrobiaceae bacterium:
- a CDS encoding type II toxin-antitoxin system HicB family antitoxin yields MRYMVVVERGRNSYGAHVPDLPGCVAVGETRAEALELIQEAIEMHIESLHEDGLPVPPPAASSEYVEVHAA; encoded by the coding sequence ATGCGTTATATGGTCGTGGTGGAGCGCGGAAGGAACAGCTACGGCGCTCATGTTCCGGACCTGCCGGGATGCGTCGCGGTCGGCGAGACACGGGCCGAGGCACTGGAGCTTATCCAGGAGGCGATCGAGATGCACATCGAGTCGCTGCACGAAGATGGGCTGCCGGTGCCGCCTCCCGCCGCGAGCAGCGAGTACGTAGAGGTCCACGCCGCCTGA
- a CDS encoding DUF1801 domain-containing protein, translating into MPEATIEDLLAGCSPEVRDLALRTCDLARRILPGAVEKAHTGWKIITFGKSAGMNAMVFGVAPHRERVNIQLVGADLPDPTGLLEGTGKAARHVKIKSAEMLDDPALHDLLRAAVAASTKSWSERAAEAGPPVDGYRAYGSKTVNVSADVLSAVWTDDMVRARWLPEPLEIRGSTPGKSVRARWADGTTVDVRFTAKGEAKSSVAVDHMKIGTEEEAARLKAIWKDRLDQMKRVLEG; encoded by the coding sequence ATGCCCGAAGCCACCATCGAAGACCTGCTCGCCGGCTGCTCGCCCGAGGTGCGCGATCTCGCGCTGCGGACGTGCGATCTGGCGCGCCGCATCCTGCCGGGCGCGGTGGAGAAGGCGCACACGGGCTGGAAGATCATCACGTTTGGAAAATCGGCGGGGATGAACGCGATGGTGTTCGGTGTGGCGCCGCACCGGGAGCGCGTCAACATCCAGCTCGTGGGCGCGGACCTGCCCGATCCGACCGGCCTGCTGGAGGGCACGGGCAAGGCCGCGCGCCACGTGAAGATCAAGTCGGCGGAGATGCTGGACGATCCCGCGCTGCACGACCTGCTCCGCGCGGCCGTCGCCGCATCCACCAAGTCGTGGTCCGAACGTGCCGCAGAGGCGGGTCCGCCGGTGGATGGCTACCGCGCCTACGGCAGCAAGACCGTCAACGTCTCCGCCGACGTGCTCTCCGCTGTGTGGACGGACGACATGGTGCGCGCGCGCTGGCTTCCAGAGCCGCTGGAGATTCGCGGCAGCACGCCGGGCAAGTCCGTCCGCGCCCGCTGGGCTGACGGCACGACGGTCGACGTGCGGTTCACGGCAAAGGGGGAAGCCAAGAGCTCGGTCGCGGTCGACCACATGAAGATCGGCACCGAGGAAGAGGCTGCTCGCCTCAAGGCCATCTGGAAGGACCGGCTCGACCAGATGAAGCGAGTGCTGGAAGGCTGA
- a CDS encoding acyl-CoA carboxylase subunit beta codes for MSMREKLEHLESLRRQAELGGGEKRIKAQHERGKLSARERLDVLLDEGSFVELDRFVTHRATDFGLADEKYLGDGVVTGYGTIHGRLIYVFSQDFTVFGGSLSETHAAKIVKIMDMALKNGAPVVGLNDSGGARIQEGVVSLGGYADIFLRNTLASGVVPQISAILGPCAGGAVYSPAITDFIYMVQGTSYMFVTGPNVVKTVTHEDVTMEELGGAATHAAKSGVAHFAVKSEVECLHKIRHLFEFIPQNNTDDPPFKPTDDAFDRADEELLDIVPDHPNKPYDMHDVIRRVVDDREFYEVHADYAGNILCGFAHVGGHSVGIVANQPAVLAGVLDIDAAVKAARFVRFCDCFNVPLLTFEDVPGFLPGVAQEHGGIIRHGAKLLFAFCEATVPKVTIITRKAYGGAYDVMSSKHIRGDINYAWPTAEIAVMGAKGAVEILYRREIAAAEDPAAAAEAKQQEYAERFANPFAAAARGYVDDVIDPRETRARIVSAFDMLKNKRDSNPPKKHANIPL; via the coding sequence ATGTCGATGCGGGAGAAGCTGGAGCACCTGGAGTCGCTGCGCCGCCAGGCGGAGCTGGGCGGCGGCGAGAAGCGCATCAAGGCGCAGCACGAGCGCGGCAAGCTCTCCGCGCGCGAGCGGCTGGACGTGCTGCTCGACGAGGGCTCGTTCGTGGAGCTGGACCGCTTCGTCACCCACCGCGCCACCGATTTCGGGCTGGCGGACGAGAAGTACCTGGGCGACGGCGTGGTCACGGGCTACGGCACCATCCACGGCCGCCTCATCTACGTCTTCTCGCAGGACTTCACGGTCTTCGGCGGCTCGCTCTCCGAGACGCACGCGGCCAAGATCGTGAAGATCATGGACATGGCGCTCAAGAACGGCGCCCCGGTCGTGGGCCTCAACGACTCCGGCGGCGCGCGCATCCAGGAGGGCGTCGTCTCCCTGGGCGGCTACGCGGACATCTTCCTGCGCAACACGCTCGCGTCGGGCGTGGTGCCGCAGATCAGCGCGATCCTGGGGCCGTGCGCGGGCGGCGCGGTGTACTCGCCCGCCATCACCGACTTCATCTACATGGTGCAGGGCACGAGCTACATGTTCGTGACCGGCCCCAACGTGGTGAAGACGGTCACGCACGAGGACGTGACGATGGAGGAGCTGGGCGGCGCGGCCACGCACGCGGCCAAAAGCGGCGTGGCGCACTTCGCGGTGAAGAGCGAGGTGGAGTGCCTCCACAAGATCCGCCACCTCTTCGAGTTCATCCCGCAGAACAACACCGACGACCCGCCGTTCAAGCCCACCGACGACGCGTTCGACCGGGCCGACGAGGAGCTGCTGGACATCGTGCCCGACCATCCGAACAAGCCGTACGACATGCACGACGTCATCCGGCGCGTGGTGGACGACCGCGAGTTCTACGAGGTACACGCGGACTACGCCGGCAACATCCTCTGCGGCTTCGCCCACGTGGGCGGCCACTCGGTGGGCATCGTGGCGAACCAGCCGGCGGTGCTGGCGGGCGTGCTGGACATAGACGCGGCGGTGAAGGCGGCGCGCTTCGTCCGCTTCTGCGACTGCTTCAACGTGCCGCTGCTCACGTTCGAGGACGTGCCCGGCTTCCTGCCCGGCGTGGCGCAGGAGCACGGCGGCATCATCCGCCACGGCGCCAAGCTGCTCTTCGCCTTCTGCGAGGCCACGGTGCCCAAGGTGACCATCATCACCCGCAAGGCGTACGGCGGCGCGTACGACGTGATGAGCAGCAAGCACATCCGCGGTGACATCAACTACGCCTGGCCCACCGCCGAGATCGCGGTGATGGGTGCCAAGGGCGCCGTGGAGATCCTGTACCGCCGCGAGATCGCCGCCGCCGAGGACCCCGCCGCCGCGGCCGAGGCGAAGCAGCAGGAATACGCCGAACGCTTCGCAAACCCGTTCGCCGCCGCCGCGCGCGGCTACGTGGACGACGTGATCGACCCGCGCGAGACCCGCGCCCGCATCGTCAGCGCCTTCGACATGCTCAAGAACAAGCGCGACTCCAACCCGCCAAAGAAGCACGCCAACATCCCGCTGTGA